Proteins from a genomic interval of Polaribacter sejongensis:
- a CDS encoding leucine-rich repeat domain-containing protein, with translation MEFKIEYLTTYYKELKTAQNYPEAFLYELFLIGKITRDEVIIAEVTEILEEYGTTEINNAFKTRNKLPENGEDSGKIIKTLLHFGTKDPLFPIGKLYNMFEFSSLSIRDEAIAQKLEKQPNLISRLNGITHLKVSDVFSNDFPKEICDITSLKTLEIKGNYQVLPVSIGNLQQLESVTLELSKLVTFPESFWSLKNIKKLELSYIETEFQESLQLEKLTNLEELDFILVNLKDASQLQLPTSIKEISFIRLKHLTKLPTCISMLKKLKKFDLYMCPNLIEIPNGFNQLDNLFVLKLDGIPLIKTIEDHQIFTKHCEYITLDDDLEIIPGNEPILNSELLINDVEILNYVFSHPDRFTNLKKLKIQYITDFSDVSLGFGKLTTLKAIDIHQGSQMETLFKNIENCTQLNYLKLYGANIESIPKGLKELQYLDYLCFNSCRSLVLEAKYLPSKIKELYLFDIKEYIATEKLLETEHAYFANLSIEKPKVLFSNLITKTLHFSSINESKNSQEDLTKYLPKPKVLTTLKAYTNTEQFKDVLKHCTNLEYLHLDNKEASLTEITSVAAPHLNYLKLDFYKAENLEALIKNMPKLETLDIAHYDVTSTFPEVTLPYLKNLDLSYTTFKTLETLEAPALESLYIALSYEFGMEGYAKLNQFKALKKLRFMGIGDDVNSIPESISELKLTEFLIHHKFDVLPEFIQKITTLQTLSLGGNDFIDLPTWIADLPKLKRLDIDGCKFENAVPEYFRKLKLKELKYYIGKFNGGNMNPDKYKYLITPGYTELKKEFSKEAIA, from the coding sequence ATGGAATTTAAAATTGAATATCTTACTACTTATTATAAAGAGTTAAAAACAGCACAGAATTATCCTGAAGCTTTCTTGTACGAACTGTTTCTAATAGGTAAAATAACTAGAGATGAGGTTATTATTGCCGAGGTTACTGAAATTTTAGAAGAATATGGAACTACAGAAATTAACAATGCGTTTAAAACACGTAATAAACTTCCTGAAAATGGTGAGGATTCTGGTAAAATAATAAAAACTTTACTTCATTTTGGAACTAAAGATCCATTGTTTCCAATAGGGAAACTTTACAACATGTTTGAGTTTTCATCACTTTCTATAAGAGACGAAGCTATTGCTCAAAAACTAGAAAAGCAACCTAATCTTATTTCTCGTTTAAATGGTATTACTCACCTAAAAGTAAGTGATGTCTTTAGCAACGATTTTCCAAAGGAAATTTGTGATATCACTTCTTTAAAGACTTTAGAAATTAAAGGTAATTACCAAGTATTACCCGTTTCTATAGGGAATTTACAACAACTAGAAAGTGTTACTCTAGAATTATCAAAACTTGTTACATTTCCAGAATCTTTTTGGTCTTTAAAAAATATTAAAAAACTAGAATTAAGCTACATAGAAACGGAATTCCAAGAGTCACTTCAATTAGAAAAACTAACAAACTTAGAAGAGTTAGATTTTATTTTAGTCAACTTAAAAGACGCCTCTCAGTTACAATTACCAACAAGTATAAAAGAAATAAGTTTTATTCGTTTAAAACATTTAACCAAACTTCCTACGTGTATTTCTATGCTTAAAAAGCTTAAGAAATTCGATTTATATATGTGTCCTAATTTGATTGAAATCCCTAACGGATTCAATCAATTAGACAATTTATTTGTGCTGAAGTTAGATGGCATTCCTTTAATTAAAACCATTGAAGACCATCAAATATTTACAAAGCATTGTGAATACATAACTTTGGATGATGATTTAGAAATTATACCGGGAAATGAGCCAATTCTAAATTCTGAACTATTAATTAATGATGTCGAAATCTTAAATTATGTATTCTCGCATCCTGATAGATTTACCAATCTTAAAAAATTAAAAATACAATATATTACAGATTTTTCTGATGTATCGCTCGGGTTCGGGAAATTAACAACGCTTAAAGCTATTGATATTCATCAAGGAAGCCAAATGGAAACCTTGTTTAAAAATATAGAAAACTGTACGCAACTAAACTATTTAAAATTATACGGTGCTAACATAGAAAGTATTCCAAAAGGTTTAAAAGAATTGCAATACTTAGATTATTTATGTTTTAATAGTTGTAGAAGTTTAGTTTTAGAAGCTAAATATTTACCTTCTAAAATTAAAGAATTATATTTATTTGACATTAAAGAATATATTGCAACTGAAAAATTACTAGAAACAGAACACGCTTATTTTGCTAATTTATCTATTGAAAAACCTAAAGTATTATTTAGCAACTTAATCACTAAAACACTTCATTTTTCTAGTATTAATGAATCTAAAAATTCGCAAGAAGACTTAACAAAATACTTACCAAAACCAAAAGTATTAACCACACTAAAAGCCTATACAAATACGGAACAATTTAAAGATGTACTTAAACATTGTACCAATTTAGAGTATTTGCATTTAGATAATAAGGAAGCTAGCCTTACTGAAATAACTAGTGTAGCTGCACCACATTTAAATTATTTAAAATTAGATTTTTATAAAGCAGAAAACCTAGAAGCGCTTATTAAAAATATGCCTAAACTAGAAACTTTAGACATAGCGCATTATGATGTTACAAGTACATTTCCTGAAGTTACATTGCCGTATTTAAAAAATTTAGATTTAAGTTATACTACTTTTAAAACCTTAGAAACCTTAGAAGCACCTGCTTTAGAATCTTTATACATTGCTTTAAGTTATGAGTTTGGAATGGAAGGCTATGCTAAATTAAATCAGTTTAAAGCCTTGAAAAAACTAAGATTTATGGGAATTGGTGACGATGTAAATAGTATTCCTGAAAGTATCTCTGAACTAAAATTAACTGAGTTTTTAATACACCATAAATTTGATGTATTACCAGAATTTATTCAAAAAATAACAACTTTACAAACCTTATCGCTTGGCGGAAACGATTTTATAGATTTACCAACTTGGATTGCCGATTTACCAAAACTAAAGCGTTTAGATATTGATGGCTGTAAGTTTGAAAATGCGGTTCCAGAATATTTTAGAAAGTTAAAACTGAAAGAACTTAAATATTATATTGGAAAATTTAATGGTGGAAATATGAATCCTGATAAATATAAATACTTAATAACGCCAGGTTACACTGAATTGAAAAAAGAGTTTAGCAAAGAAGCTATTGCGTAA
- a CDS encoding DUF1444 family protein, with amino-acid sequence MSNTANENSKEVEKIIEQTKNSDQKIYPILKPGNWVGLKAGALSNTLIPAENGAEVVIAYGMDTPDNFVFLTQKHLETMDGKQITSEAFENLGNYEAELEFVGSLDNKAVATNGNDFSSEIILSKAHMLKAHAMLDAEELLVSIPRRTCMTIISRDVDEETMNKFAYLHNFTWEDDSFGNAPITNSLFIVKEGTIVGHIPL; translated from the coding sequence ATGAGCAATACAGCAAACGAAAATTCAAAAGAAGTAGAAAAAATAATTGAACAAACTAAAAATAGTGATCAGAAAATATATCCTATTTTAAAACCAGGAAATTGGGTTGGTTTAAAAGCAGGTGCTTTAAGTAATACTTTAATTCCTGCCGAAAATGGAGCAGAAGTGGTAATTGCATATGGAATGGATACACCAGATAACTTTGTGTTTTTAACTCAAAAGCATTTAGAAACTATGGATGGGAAACAAATTACAAGTGAAGCTTTTGAAAACTTAGGAAACTATGAAGCGGAATTAGAGTTTGTTGGATCGTTAGATAATAAAGCGGTTGCTACTAACGGAAACGATTTTTCTAGTGAAATAATTCTTTCTAAAGCACATATGTTAAAAGCACACGCTATGTTAGATGCGGAAGAATTATTGGTGTCTATTCCAAGAAGAACGTGTATGACCATTATTTCTAGAGATGTAGATGAAGAAACAATGAATAAATTTGCATACCTACACAACTTTACTTGGGAGGATGATAGTTTTGGAAATGCACCTATTACCAATTCTCTTTTTATTGTAAAAGAAGGAACTATTGTAGGGCACATTCCATTATAA
- a CDS encoding DUF1444 family protein, producing the protein MSGTLYGKEIEKIIEETKNSDQKIYPILKPGNWVGLKAGALNSNLIKSEAGPKVVIAYGIDTPDNFVFLTQKHLENMDLKQITNEAFRNLGNYETEFTYSEAFQNKLLTSSGHDFSSERILSNLHMLKAHAMLDAEDLLVSVPRRSCMMVISRDSDEELLGAFLDMHKNAWEDGSYRNAPVANILFTMKEGHITGHIALDNITRDE; encoded by the coding sequence ATGAGCGGCACTCTTTACGGAAAAGAAATAGAAAAAATAATTGAAGAAACTAAAAATAGTGATCAAAAAATATATCCTATTTTAAAACCAGGAAATTGGGTTGGCCTTAAAGCTGGAGCATTAAATTCTAACTTAATAAAATCAGAAGCAGGACCAAAAGTAGTTATTGCGTATGGTATAGATACTCCAGATAATTTTGTGTTTCTAACACAAAAGCATTTAGAAAATATGGATCTAAAGCAAATTACAAATGAAGCTTTTAGAAACTTAGGAAATTATGAAACAGAATTTACGTATTCAGAAGCATTTCAAAATAAATTATTAACTTCTAGCGGACATGATTTTTCTAGTGAAAGAATTCTTTCTAACTTACATATGTTAAAAGCACATGCTATGTTAGACGCAGAAGATTTATTGGTTTCTGTTCCAAGACGTAGTTGTATGATGGTAATTTCTAGAGACTCAGATGAAGAGCTACTTGGCGCATTTTTAGACATGCACAAGAATGCTTGGGAAGATGGTAGTTATAGAAATGCACCTGTAGCCAATATTCTTTTTACAATGAAAGAAGGACATATTACAGGACATATAGCATTAGATAATATAACAAGAGATGAATAA